CTTTTTCGGTTAGCTCCGCTTCCATCTAACTTCTTACTTCAGCCGAATTTTGAAGCGGGTAAACAGTATATAACCGCTACTAATAGAACATCTATTTTATTTTCATTATATGAACCTACCCACTCTACTATGAGAGCAAAATATTATATATAAAAAAGGCCTCACCATAACTGGTGAGGACCTTATCCTTGAATCGTCTTATTCATTTGCTTAATAGCAGACTTCTCCAAACGTGATACTTGTGCTTGAGAAATCCCGATTTCTTCGGCAACTTCCATCTGTGTCTTTCCTTGGAAGAACCGTTTTCGAATAATCATTTTCTCACGATCATTCAAACGCTTCATCCCTTCTTTCAACGCTAGTTCTTCAACCCACTGCTCGTCCTTTTGTTTTTCATCACTTAACTGATCCATAACAAAGATAGGATCTCCTCCATCATTATAAATCGGTTCAAATAATGAAACTGGATCTTGAATAGCATCTAACGCAAAGACAATTTCTTCATGTGTCACTTCAAGAACTTTGGCAATATCCATTGCTGTTGGTTCTTTGGAATTTTCAGCAATCAATTTTTCTCTTACTTGCAACGCTTTATACGCAATATCTCGTAATGAGCGAGATACGCGAATTGGATTGTTATCACGCAAATATCTGCGTATTTCCCCAATAATCATCGGCACAGCATACGTTGAAAATTTTACATTTTGGCCTAAATCAAAGTTATCAATGGATTTCATAAGTCCAATGCAACCAACTTGAAATAAATCATCAACATATTCTCCTCTGTTATTAAATCTTTGGATGACGCTCAGTACAAGACGTAAGTTTCCATTCACTAATTTCTCTCTGGCGCTTATCTCTCCACTTTGCATTTCACGAAATAATTTACGCATCTCTTCATTTTTTAGTACTGGAAGTTTAGCTGTATCAACACCGCAAATTTCTACTTTGTTTCTCGTCAAAGTGTTCCCTCCTATCGGGAGTTGCTGTACAGTGTAAAGTATTTCCTTTGAAGGGGATTTTATGCATACGGTTTTCCCATCGTTTTTCACAAACATCATATTTCCTAATGCACAAAAAGAGAATAAGACCAGTCTAGATACCGACTGGTCTTATTCTTCACACCATTTTATTAAATTCTTTTCGTAATCTTTTTATAATTCTTTTTTCCAAACGAGAAATATATGACTGTGAAATTCCAAGCATATCAGCCACATCTTTTTGTGTCTTCTCTTCGCCACCAGCGAGTCCAAACCGAAGCTCCATAATTTGTTTTTCACGATCATTTAATTGATGCAATGCTTTCATTAAAAGATGACGATCTACAGTAGCTTCTAAATCTTTTGTAATAATGTCATCATCTGTACCTAACACATCTGATAATAACAGTTCATTTCCGTCCCAATCAATGTTAAGCGGTTCATCAAAAGAAACTTCCGAACGATTTTTATTATTTCGACGCAAATGCATTAAAATTTCATTTTCTATACAACGAGATGCATATGTTGCTAATTTAATTTTCTTTTCTGGATTAAATGTATTCACTGCCTTAATAAGACCAATTGTTCCTATACTAATCAAATCCTCAATATTTATCCCTGTATTTTCAAATTTTCTTGCTATATATACAACAAGCCGTAGATTACGTTCAATAAGCATCGACCTGGCAGCTTGATCTCCATTTGGTAATTTATTCAAAAGAACTGCCTCTTCGTCTTTCGTTAACGGCGGTGGCAACGCTTCACTTCCGCCAATATAATAAATTTCATCGGTCTTAATTCCTAATTTCAGCAATACTTTATACCAAAGGTATACCAAATAAAATTTAAATTTCACCATATTATCCCGCCTCTCATAATTAAGCAATTACCATCTTTTGCGAAATCAACATTTTCGGATGTACAATGCATTGATACTCTCCATTGGTAGATAATTGTTGTGTATTTAATCCAATCAGTACTTTGTTTACAACAACCAAACCTTCATGATAAACTTGCACACAATCTGGCTTAATTGCCCATAAAAATTGATTCTCTACTCCTACTGCTCGGAAAGGAATTAAACGTAGTTTCGTCGCCCACCCAGAATCATTTTCTGGTATTTGAGGAATTTCTGTTTTGGAATAAATTTGTTCTGTTAACCAAGCTGGCAAACAATGTTCTAATGATGAAATATGCATAATCATAACGGGTGTTTTTGTTAACGGGTCATAAAGTTGGTTCCCACTATCAATTAGACCTGCTAGTTCTAGTTCCTCTCCAGCTAATTGAATTTTCACTTTCACGATTTGATCATAGTGTATCTTTGTGACCTCTACGCTTTCTATACGCTTTTTAGAAAAATAATAAATTACTGGAAAACCAAAAATAACAAACAACCAACTAATTGGATCACCGTAAGAAACTGATTTAGATTGAACTAACCCATTTACCATTTCGTTCGTTTGCAAAAAGTAATGCGTTCCAATTAATCCTCCACCAACCATAAAGGTTACAAAATAGAAAGTAAAAACAGTTTGTGCATAATTTCTAAATGTTGAAAACCCAAATGCTGTATACACAATAAGTAACGAATACAATAGTTTCATAATTGGATGTGTCATCATAGAAGCAAAAGGCGTAAAGGCGAAAATAACAATAGTTGAACCTATAAATGCCCCTAACACAAGCCTCCATCTTTTGATTCTCTTTTTTAACACGGTGGCTGTTAATAAAAGTAAAAGAAAATCAATGCAGGCGTTTAACAACCAAACAATGTCGGCGTAAACAACCAAACAATTCACCTCTTTTTTTAAGTTGAGACTAGTATAATGCATATCCAATAGGAAAGTGTGTCAATTGGTGGAGGGGTTTTTTTTGTTATTTTGTGATTTCTAGACATAATCTGTCGGTAAAAAATAAAAGTGTATTTTTCATAGAATAATATAAATTTCTTACCTGTATACATAATAATTGAATTATATATATACAAAGTTTATCTTGCTATTTGCGTGCAGTAACACCCCTGCCTCAAAATTCAGCTACAAAAAAGTACAGAAGTTAAGCGGGAGTCGGGCTAACAATCATTTTGGATGAACAATCCCTACTAATTAAAGTTTCACTTTATTTATCACAGCTTATAGCTTAAAAATAGGACTGGGCTCTCCATATGCAAAATAATAAAAAAAGATCTGCTAAGCAGATCTTTTCCATTTAGACAACAAAAAAAGGAGCATGAAAGCTCCTTTTTTTTTATCGTCTACGACGGTTACGTAAGAATGCTGGAATATCGATGTCATCTGAATCTGTATGACGATCATGCACAACCGGCTCTTCACGTTTCATTTCACGCTTAACTTCACGTTGTTTTGAAGGTTGAGCTACTTGTTGTTGTTGCTGTTGCGTGTGATTCGCAGTCGGACGGATAATTGGTTTTGGTGGCTGCGTCGAAGCACTATCATCAAAACCAGTTGCAATTACAGTGACAACGATATCATCTTTTAATCCTTCATTAATAACAGAACCGAAGATCATATTTACTTCTGGATCCGAAGCTGAAGCTACAATGTCTGCTGCTTCTTGTACTTCATATAAACTTAAGTTTGCGCCGCCCGTAATGTTCATAATAACACCTTGAGCTCCATCAATAGATGTTTCTAGTAATGGACTAGAAATCGCTTTTTTCGCAGCTTCAGCTGCACGATTTTCACCATTACCAGAACCGATACCCATTAAAGCAGAACCTCTATTAGACATAATTGTTTTTACGTCTGCAAAGTCTAAGTTGATTAGACCTGGTGTAGCAATTAAATCAGAAATACCTTGAACACCTTGACGTAATACGTTATCTGCTTCACGGAACGCTTCTAACATTGGCGTATTTTTATCAACAATCTCTAATAAGCGATCATTTGGAATTACAATAAGTGTATCTACATTTTCTTTAAATGACGCAATACCGGATGCAGCTTGAGTTGCACGTTTACGTCCTTCAAATGTAAATGGGCGTGTTACAACACCAACTGTTAACGCACCTAGTTCTTTTGCAACTTGAGCAACAACTGGAGCTGCACCAGTTCCAGTTCCGCCGCCCATACCAGCAGTTACGAAGACCATATCCGCGCCACGAAGCGCTTCTTGAATCTGTTCTTTACTTTCTTCTGCAGCTTTTTTCCCTACTTCAGGGTTTGCGCCTGCACCAAGTCCACGCGTTAATTTTCCACCAATTTGCATTTTCGTTTCAGCTTTTGATAGATTTAATGCTTGTGCATCAGTATTCACAGCGATAAAGTCTACACCTTGTACACCGTGTTCAATCATACGGTTTACAGCATTGTTTCCGCCACCGCCGACACCGATAACTTTTATATTCGCTAATTGATCTTGAGTAGTATCAAACTCTAACATGTCGAAATCCCCCTAGAACCTCATTTTTCGTGTCCAATTTTAATCCCATAAATAACGGAATACACGTTTTACTTTTGACATCATGCGGTCATCATTTTGATTAGTATTGTTTTGATTACGATTTTTCTGTTTCGCAGGTTGCTGTTGTACCGGCATTGGTGCTGGTACTGGTTCAAAATGTTCTTGCTTTTCCTGCACATTTTTCCCACGTAATTTAGCTTTTTGATAAGAATGTTTAATTAATCCAACTCCACTTGTATATTGGGGCTCACGAACACCAATATAATCAGGCGTTGCTATACGAACATTTTCATGTAAAATATCGTATGCAAGATCAAGAACACCTGGCATAGAAGCTATCCCACCAGTTAGTACATATCCAGAAGCTACTTGCTTTACTCCTAACTTACGCACTTCATCTTGAACAAACATTAAAATTTCCTCTACACGAGCCTCTATTATATCCGATAATTCCAACTGAGAATATTGTTCTGTTTGATCGCTTCCCATAATAGGAACCGTAAACATCTCTTCTTCAGATGCTGTATCATAAAAAGCATGTCCATATTTCAGCTTAATTTGATCTGCATTTTCTGTTGAAGTTTTCAGCCCAATCGCTATATCCTTCGTTATATGATCTCCACCTAATGGCAATACGCTCGTTGCTTGCAACTCTCCATCTTTAAAAATAGATAAGGTTGTAGATCCTCCACCCATATCAACAAGGGCTACCCCTCTATGTCTTTCATCCGAAGATAACGCAACTGTCGCTGCCGCTAAAGGTTGCAGACAAATATCAACAATTTCAAGACCTGATTTTTCTACACAACGAAGTAGGTTATGTAGTAAAGTTCTCGAGCCTGTAATAAGTGTACCTTCCATTTCTAATCTTACACCGATCATCCCGCGTGGATCGTTAATCTCGTCAAGACCGTCTACAATGAACTGTCGAGGTACCACATCAATAAATTCACGTTCAGGAGCAATTGACACAACTTGCGCTGCATCTAGAACGCGTAAGACATCTTCATTCCCGATTTCACGATCTTCATTTGAAACAGCGACTACTCCGTGACACGGAAGCAACTGTACCTGGTTTGCATTGACACCGACTACAACTTGCTCAATGTGGATACCCACCATGCGCTCAGCCTGTTCAATTGCTTTTTTAATTGATCGAACAGTTTCATCTATATCAACTATCGATCCCTTCTTCAAACCATTTGATTTTACGTTTCCAACACCAATAATGTTTAAGCTATCATTAACCATTTCACCAATGATGACTTTAACATTGGATGTACCGATGTCAAGACTAACATATATTTCATTGCTGTTCATTCTTTGGCACCTCCTTCTTTATTTATACCATACAACTCAATATATGGAACAACAATCGCAACTTTACTATTTATAAGAAAAATATTCAACGTCTTTATACGTTTCCCTTTTTTAACCCTATATTTTTCTTATTTTTATTTAACATTCATTTAAGAATATCTCAGTAACCTGTGAATAACTGCTTTATCTTGAAATAATTATATTTCAAGTGTAAAGATTACCGCCAAGTATAAGTCTACACTAAGATGTACTTGTAGAAAAGTGAAACTTGTACCAATCCTAGTATGAATCTAAGAAAATTTACATTTTCTTCATCAAATTAAGCATTCTTGCAAATTACCATCCATATAAAAGAACGTTTGTTTCATTTCACACGTAATAACGTAGTACAAACTATCATTCTATTCTTTCTTTTCTTCAGCACCTAGTTCCTTCGTATATGCACCCACTTCTAAGTCAATTAAAACCTTCTTACCAGGTTCAATTGTTTTTAAAATAAGGGGATAAGCTTCCATTCGCTTTGCGAAATTTTGAATAGTGGTGCTCACTTCATATCCTTCATTCATATATAAAGTAAGATGATCTTCATTTGCGTTCGTTGGTGTATAACGAATTTCAGAAATAGACCTTAAAATAGTCGGCGTTAATTTTTCTAGTTCTGCAATTAATTCCTTCATTTTTTCCTCTTTAAACGGTTCAAAAATTGGTGCTGCAACTGGAAGTTTTCCGTTCGGAAGTACATCGAGTGTTTTCCCATTTTCTAATAACGGTTGTAATTTCCCATCTTTGTTTATATACCCAATTGTTAAATATTCTTCGATATGAACATCAATTTTGTTTGGGAAACGTTTTTTTACATTTACCGCTTTAATTTCTTTTCGTTTCGTTAAGTTTTCTTCTGCTTTATGTGCTGTTACTCGGAAATAACTCGTATCATATGTCACACCTGATTCCTTCATAACTTGTTCATCTGTCATATAATGATTTCCAAACACACTTATCTTTTTTATATTACTAAGCGGAGACCGAAAATAAATTAAAAAGAGTACTAATAAAAATAAAATCGATATGTATAAAATTAACCGATGATTAACAGGTTTCTTATTCTTTTTCTTTTGATTCTTTAATTTTGGTACACGATCTTGTAGTTTAATCACTTTACTATTTTTCATGTACGATCCCCCTATGTAACATAAAGAACGGCATGTTCCTCATGCCGTTCTTATCTTCTTATTATAACATAAATGATAATGAGCGGAACGAACAACCGTTATCTTCCAATTATTTCTACTTCTGTATGCATATCGACACCAAATTTATCCTTAATTGTATGCTTTATCAATGCGATCAAGTCTAATACATCTTGTGCTGAAGCCACACCAGTATTAACAATAAAATTTCCATGCATTTCAGAAATTTGAGCTCCACCTATCTTATAGCCACGAAGCCCTGCTTTTTCTATTAAATCTCCTGCAAAATATGGGACTGGATTTCGAAATATACTTCCTGCACAAGGGTGATTCCAAGGTTGCGTTTCACGGCGATACTCTTTATTCTTTTGCATGCTTCTTACAATTTCCTCGCGTTCGCCTACCTCCAATTGGAATTCAGCTTCTAAAACAATACCAGGGCGTTTCATTTGCAATACAGATGTGCGATAAGAAAATCCCATTTCGGTATTCGTCAACCAATTAATTGTTCCATTTTCAAACAAAATACGAGCTTTCGTTAATACACTCGATATGTCGGACTTATGAGCACCTGCATTCATATACACTGCACCGCCAACACTTCCTGGAATACCACTTGCAAATTCCAAGCCAGCTAATCCCTGTCGACTAAGTAAAGTTGACAATTTAATAAGGGGGTATCCAGCACCAACTCTTACTCTATGTTTTTCGACTTCTAAGTGATCTAATCCTTCTCCTAAACGAATAACCACACCTTCTATACCTTGATCAGATACGAGAAGGTTTGAACCACGACCAATTGCAGTCCACCCTGTCTTGTACTTCTTTACTAACTCTAACGTCTTCTCAATACCAGCAACATGCTTTGGCACAATTAAAATATCAGCTGGTCCGCCTATTTTCATAGTCGTGTAACGCGCTAACGGTTCATTAACTAACACATGGCCAACATTTGCTTCTAAAAGCTCTTTTACTAATTGTTCCATAGACAATCTCCCCCATATTAAGTCTCCTTATGACAGTAATATGCAGGGCGTTCACCTAATGTTATTTTTTAATAAGCTTGTTCATTACTTCATATAGCTTATTTGCTGCATCTGGAATACCAAGTTGCTTAGTAGCCAGTTTCATATTTTGTAATGTTTGTGTATCCAATAAAATCTCATCAATGTCACGAATAAGCGTTTCAGATGTTAAATCTTTTTCAAGTAGCATTTTAGCTGCTCCTTTATCAACAACTGATCGTGCATTTTTTTCTTGATGGTTATTTGTTACATACGGACTTGGAATTAATACACTTGGCTTTCCTAACGCTGTTAATTCTGCAAGCGTTGTAGCCCCTGCTCTTGAAACAACAAGATCTACACCAGTCAGTACCTCTGGCATATTATGAATAAAAGGTTTAATAATAACATTATTCGGATTCCCTTTTTGTTTCACGGCTTCCATAACTTTATCATAATGTACTTCGCCTGTTACATATAATACTTCGTAACTTTTATTCCCAAATTGTTCAATCGCTTCTACAAAAGCATCGTTAATCGGTCTAGCACCGCGACTCCCACCAAAAATAAGCACGGATTTTTTAGAAAGGGATAGTCCTACCGAACGTTTTCCTTTCATTCCATTTTGGTCCATTACTTCTGATGCACGTGGATTACCTGTCATAACCACTTTTGACTGTGGGAAATGTTCTGCAGCTGCTTCAAAGCAAACTGCAACTTTATCGACATAACGACTTAAAAATTTATTCGTTACACCAGGTACACTATTTTGTTCATGTACAATAGTCGGAATACCTAATTTAGCCGCAGCATATACAACTGGCCCACATACGTATCCACCCGTACCAATCACAATATCAGGGTTAAAACGACGAATATATCGTTTACTATCTTGAACACCTTTTAGGAAACGCATCACTGTTTTTACATTATCAAGAGATATTTTTCGTTTAAATCCACTTATAACAATAGATTGGAACGGAATACCCGCTTTCGGTACGATGGTACTCTCTAATCCATTCTCTGTACCAATGTATAAAAATCTTGCTTCCGGATTTAGTTTTTTTATTTCTCTAATTAAAGCAAGAGCTGGATAAATATGTCCTCCAGTACCCCCACCACTTACTAATACTCGCACTACTGATTCCTCCACTTCCCTGTTCTTATTCAATCGTATTTATTTCTATATACATATTGTATTTTCACACACACACGAAAAACCCTGTCTTTTAAACAGGGTTTAATAGCGAGAATGGCGACTTATATTCAATAATACACCTACTGCCATTAACATTAAGGTCAAACTTGATCCACCATAACTTAAAAACGGCAAAGTAATACCCGTAACAGGCATCAGTCCTGTTACAACACCTACATTAATCATTACTTGAATCGCAATCATCGCCACAATACCTACTGCTAAAAACGTACCATATAAATCTGGCGCTCCTAATGCTATACGAATCCCGCGCCATAATAATAGACTAAATAATAATAACACAAATGAACCACCAATAAAACCTAATTCCTCGGATAAGATTGCAAATATAAAGTCTGTTTGTGGTTCAGGTAAATAAAGAAATTTTTGTCTACTTTGTCCAAGTCCAAGCCCAAATAAACCACCAGGTCCAATTGCGAGTAACGATTGGATAATTTGAAATCCACTTCCGAGCGGATCCGACCACGGATCTAAATATGATGTAATGCGTTTCATTCGATATGGTGCTGATGCAATTAACCCTACAAATCCCGCTGCACCAAGCAAACCAAACATTGCAAAGTGAAAAACCCTTGCTCCCGAAATGAATATCATAATAATACATGTCCCAACCATTACCGTTCCCGTACCAAGATCTGGTTGTAACATAATCATCCCAAAAGCAAGAAATACAAAACTAAGAGCCGGTAGCAAACCTCGTTTAAACGATGTAATTAATTTTTGTCGTTCCGCTAAAAATTTTGCTAAGAAAATAATCATCGCGAATTTCATAAACTCTGACGGTTGGATAGAAAATGCTCCGATTCCAATCCAACTTCGCGCTCCCCCACGAACGAGGCCTACTCCAGGAATAAGAACGAGAATAAGAAGAACGAAACAAACTAGTAAAATTACTTTTGAATACGTACGCCACACCCAATAATCAATTTTCATGAGAGAAAACATAGCTACTACCCCAAGACTTGCAAATAACAATTGTCTTTTTGCAAAAAAGAATGAATCCCCCATTTTATAAGAGGCCCAAACCGCACTCGCACTATAAACCATAATCATTCCGATTGTTAACAACGCAAGTGTAACGATGATGAGAATAAAATCAGGCGTTTTCTTCATTACCCATGTACACCACCTCTTTGGGCAGAACCTTTGCCCTATGTAACAAAACATCAGTAGGTGTTAGCCTACTGATGTTTTGATTTACTTTATATAAGTTTATGCACAGCTTGTATAAAAATGTCTCCTCTTTCTTCAAATGTTTTAAATTGATCCCAGCTTGCACATGCTGGTGAAAGAAGTATAACATCACCATCAGTAGAATGAGCATAAGCCTTCACTACTGCATCATCTAAAGTATCGACACTTTCAATTACATCTAATCCTGCTTTTTCTGCCGCTCTTACTAATTTTGGGGCAGTTTGTCCAAATGTTACAATCGCTTTGACATGTTTAAAGTATGGAATTAAATCATCAAATTCATTACCACGATCAAGTCCACCAGCCAATAATACAATCGGTTGTGTAAATGCAGATAATGCTTTTTCTGTCGCTAGCATATTCGTCGCTTTTGAATCATTATAAAATTTACGATTATTAATCGTTGTTACATATTCTAAGCGATGTTTTACACCTGTAAAACTTTTTAACACAGCAGTAATTGCTTCATTAGAAACACCTAGTAATTTAGCAATACTCATTGCTGCTAAAATATTTTCTAAATTGTGCTTACCAGGTAAAACAATATCGCTTACTTTAACTACTTTTTCGCCTTTAAAATAAAGAGCGTTATCTTTTATATATGCACCATCTTCGATTTCTTTCGTAGTCGAGAATAGTACTTTTTGCCCTTTACTATAAGCAGATAAAGCCATCACATCTGCATCATCTGCATTTATTACACTATAATCGTTTTCTTTTTGGTTTTTGAAAATATTCGCTTTCGCCAAACCATACTCTTTCTTCGTCCCGTGATAATCTAAATGCGCTTCAAATAAATTTAAAAAGGCTGCAATTTTAGGCTGGAAGGATTCTACTCCCATCAATTGAAACGATGAAAGTTCCGTAACGACAACTTCATTTTCTTTCGCCAATTGTGCAACTTCACAAGCTACAGTACCTATATTCCCCGCAATAACTGGGTACTTTTGTCCTTCTTTTAACATTTCAAACGTTAACATTGTCGTTGTTGTTTTGCCGTTAGATCCCGTAATCCCAACAAACGG
This Bacillus mycoides DNA region includes the following protein-coding sequences:
- the sigG gene encoding RNA polymerase sporulation sigma factor SigG; this translates as MTRNKVEICGVDTAKLPVLKNEEMRKLFREMQSGEISAREKLVNGNLRLVLSVIQRFNNRGEYVDDLFQVGCIGLMKSIDNFDLGQNVKFSTYAVPMIIGEIRRYLRDNNPIRVSRSLRDIAYKALQVREKLIAENSKEPTAMDIAKVLEVTHEEIVFALDAIQDPVSLFEPIYNDGGDPIFVMDQLSDEKQKDEQWVEELALKEGMKRLNDREKMIIRKRFFQGKTQMEVAEEIGISQAQVSRLEKSAIKQMNKTIQG
- the sigE gene encoding RNA polymerase sporulation sigma factor SigE, which codes for MVKFKFYLVYLWYKVLLKLGIKTDEIYYIGGSEALPPPLTKDEEAVLLNKLPNGDQAARSMLIERNLRLVVYIARKFENTGINIEDLISIGTIGLIKAVNTFNPEKKIKLATYASRCIENEILMHLRRNNKNRSEVSFDEPLNIDWDGNELLLSDVLGTDDDIITKDLEATVDRHLLMKALHQLNDREKQIMELRFGLAGGEEKTQKDVADMLGISQSYISRLEKRIIKRLRKEFNKMV
- the spoIIGA gene encoding sigma-E processing peptidase SpoIIGA codes for the protein MVVYADIVWLLNACIDFLLLLLTATVLKKRIKRWRLVLGAFIGSTIVIFAFTPFASMMTHPIMKLLYSLLIVYTAFGFSTFRNYAQTVFTFYFVTFMVGGGLIGTHYFLQTNEMVNGLVQSKSVSYGDPISWLFVIFGFPVIYYFSKKRIESVEVTKIHYDQIVKVKIQLAGEELELAGLIDSGNQLYDPLTKTPVMIMHISSLEHCLPAWLTEQIYSKTEIPQIPENDSGWATKLRLIPFRAVGVENQFLWAIKPDCVQVYHEGLVVVNKVLIGLNTQQLSTNGEYQCIVHPKMLISQKMVIA
- the ftsZ gene encoding cell division protein FtsZ; translated protein: MLEFDTTQDQLANIKVIGVGGGGNNAVNRMIEHGVQGVDFIAVNTDAQALNLSKAETKMQIGGKLTRGLGAGANPEVGKKAAEESKEQIQEALRGADMVFVTAGMGGGTGTGAAPVVAQVAKELGALTVGVVTRPFTFEGRKRATQAASGIASFKENVDTLIVIPNDRLLEIVDKNTPMLEAFREADNVLRQGVQGISDLIATPGLINLDFADVKTIMSNRGSALMGIGSGNGENRAAEAAKKAISSPLLETSIDGAQGVIMNITGGANLSLYEVQEAADIVASASDPEVNMIFGSVINEGLKDDIVVTVIATGFDDSASTQPPKPIIRPTANHTQQQQQQVAQPSKQREVKREMKREEPVVHDRHTDSDDIDIPAFLRNRRRR
- the ftsA gene encoding cell division protein FtsA, with translation MNSNEIYVSLDIGTSNVKVIIGEMVNDSLNIIGVGNVKSNGLKKGSIVDIDETVRSIKKAIEQAERMVGIHIEQVVVGVNANQVQLLPCHGVVAVSNEDREIGNEDVLRVLDAAQVVSIAPEREFIDVVPRQFIVDGLDEINDPRGMIGVRLEMEGTLITGSRTLLHNLLRCVEKSGLEIVDICLQPLAAATVALSSDERHRGVALVDMGGGSTTLSIFKDGELQATSVLPLGGDHITKDIAIGLKTSTENADQIKLKYGHAFYDTASEEEMFTVPIMGSDQTEQYSQLELSDIIEARVEEILMFVQDEVRKLGVKQVASGYVLTGGIASMPGVLDLAYDILHENVRIATPDYIGVREPQYTSGVGLIKHSYQKAKLRGKNVQEKQEHFEPVPAPMPVQQQPAKQKNRNQNNTNQNDDRMMSKVKRVFRYLWD
- the divIB gene encoding cell division protein DivIB; translation: MKNSKVIKLQDRVPKLKNQKKKNKKPVNHRLILYISILFLLVLFLIYFRSPLSNIKKISVFGNHYMTDEQVMKESGVTYDTSYFRVTAHKAEENLTKRKEIKAVNVKKRFPNKIDVHIEEYLTIGYINKDGKLQPLLENGKTLDVLPNGKLPVAAPIFEPFKEEKMKELIAELEKLTPTILRSISEIRYTPTNANEDHLTLYMNEGYEVSTTIQNFAKRMEAYPLILKTIEPGKKVLIDLEVGAYTKELGAEEKKE
- the murB gene encoding UDP-N-acetylmuramate dehydrogenase gives rise to the protein MEQLVKELLEANVGHVLVNEPLARYTTMKIGGPADILIVPKHVAGIEKTLELVKKYKTGWTAIGRGSNLLVSDQGIEGVVIRLGEGLDHLEVEKHRVRVGAGYPLIKLSTLLSRQGLAGLEFASGIPGSVGGAVYMNAGAHKSDISSVLTKARILFENGTINWLTNTEMGFSYRTSVLQMKRPGIVLEAEFQLEVGEREEIVRSMQKNKEYRRETQPWNHPCAGSIFRNPVPYFAGDLIEKAGLRGYKIGGAQISEMHGNFIVNTGVASAQDVLDLIALIKHTIKDKFGVDMHTEVEIIGR
- the murG gene encoding undecaprenyldiphospho-muramoylpentapeptide beta-N-acetylglucosaminyltransferase encodes the protein MRVLVSGGGTGGHIYPALALIREIKKLNPEARFLYIGTENGLESTIVPKAGIPFQSIVISGFKRKISLDNVKTVMRFLKGVQDSKRYIRRFNPDIVIGTGGYVCGPVVYAAAKLGIPTIVHEQNSVPGVTNKFLSRYVDKVAVCFEAAAEHFPQSKVVMTGNPRASEVMDQNGMKGKRSVGLSLSKKSVLIFGGSRGARPINDAFVEAIEQFGNKSYEVLYVTGEVHYDKVMEAVKQKGNPNNVIIKPFIHNMPEVLTGVDLVVSRAGATTLAELTALGKPSVLIPSPYVTNNHQEKNARSVVDKGAAKMLLEKDLTSETLIRDIDEILLDTQTLQNMKLATKQLGIPDAANKLYEVMNKLIKK
- the spoVE gene encoding stage V sporulation protein E, coding for MKKTPDFILIIVTLALLTIGMIMVYSASAVWASYKMGDSFFFAKRQLLFASLGVVAMFSLMKIDYWVWRTYSKVILLVCFVLLILVLIPGVGLVRGGARSWIGIGAFSIQPSEFMKFAMIIFLAKFLAERQKLITSFKRGLLPALSFVFLAFGMIMLQPDLGTGTVMVGTCIIMIFISGARVFHFAMFGLLGAAGFVGLIASAPYRMKRITSYLDPWSDPLGSGFQIIQSLLAIGPGGLFGLGLGQSRQKFLYLPEPQTDFIFAILSEELGFIGGSFVLLLFSLLLWRGIRIALGAPDLYGTFLAVGIVAMIAIQVMINVGVVTGLMPVTGITLPFLSYGGSSLTLMLMAVGVLLNISRHSRY
- the murD gene encoding UDP-N-acetylmuramoyl-L-alanine--D-glutamate ligase is translated as MKTVTEYQNKNVLVLGIAKSGYAAATLLKKLGANVIVNDGKPLVGNVLAAELQAEGMDVICGGHPLELLERNISLVVKNPGIPYSNPLLVAAKEKQIPIVTEVELAYRISAAPFVGITGSNGKTTTTMLTFEMLKEGQKYPVIAGNIGTVACEVAQLAKENEVVVTELSSFQLMGVESFQPKIAAFLNLFEAHLDYHGTKKEYGLAKANIFKNQKENDYSVINADDADVMALSAYSKGQKVLFSTTKEIEDGAYIKDNALYFKGEKVVKVSDIVLPGKHNLENILAAMSIAKLLGVSNEAITAVLKSFTGVKHRLEYVTTINNRKFYNDSKATNMLATEKALSAFTQPIVLLAGGLDRGNEFDDLIPYFKHVKAIVTFGQTAPKLVRAAEKAGLDVIESVDTLDDAVVKAYAHSTDGDVILLSPACASWDQFKTFEERGDIFIQAVHKLI